The Gemmatimonadota bacterium genome contains the following window.
TGTGCAGGGCATCGGCGATGTCCGCGTAAACACCTGTGCCCAATCCGGCGAGCACTGCCGCGCCCAGAGCGGTTGCTTCATCCATTTCGGCGATGGCGATGGGTTGATTGAGAACGGTGGCTTTGATTTGCATGAGGAGTTGGTTGCGTATGCCACCGCCGATTGCGACAATATTTTTTGTTTCGGGCACGCCGAGATGAGATTTGGATGCATCGATAATATGGCGCATTTCCAGAGATAGACCTTCGAGGATTGCTCGGAAGAGCGTACCGCGGTTGACATCGGGGGTCAGGCCAATAAATGTTCCGCGTGCTATGGCTTCTGCATGGGGCGGGTTGGTAAAGCGCAGATGTGGGAGAAAGCCAACACCCAGACTACCGGGGGGCGATTCGCTCGCTTCGGAAATCAAGGTGTTATAGTCTGCGCCTTCGCCGAATAAGTTGCGGAACCACTCGATGCTCGCTCCGCTTGTAAACAATCCGCCGAGGAAGTAATATTGGTCGGGTGCGACATGTGCGCCTATGGTGAAGTTTTGGCGGCCTATTTGCGGGTCTGTAAGCGGCTGAGAAATGGGCAGGCACATGGCTTCTGCGGTGCCCAGAGAATTGAGCATTGTTCCCGGTTCTGTAACGCCAACGGCAAGTGCGCCGCAAATATGGTCGTGTCCACCAGCGCATATTCGCGTGTGCAGGGGCAGGCCGGTTTCGTGTGCGATGTTGGGAAGAATGGTGCCCAGGTCTGTTCCTGAATTGCAAAGCGGTGCGAAGAGATTTGAGGAAAGACGGAGTTCGTTGAGGAGGTCGTTTGCCCATTGCCGCCTGTGGAGGTCAAAGGCAAGGGTGCGAGAGGCGAGGGAATAGTCGGTGGCGGGTATGCCCGACAATCGAAAGGCAATATAATCGGCTGTGTTGAGCCAGGAGGCGGTTCGCGCAAAGGCTTCGGGCTGGTGTTCGCGTATCCAGAGGATTTTACACAGGCTGGAAATGGGTTGTAGTGGAAGCCCTGTAAGCGAGAAGAGTTTGTCGCGATCAAAGGTTTTTCGCAGTTGTTCGCATTGCGGGCGGGTGCGCTGGTCAAACCAGGCAATTGCATAACTGGTTGGGTTTCCTCGCTTGTCGATTGGGACGCCTGTTTCGCCGATGCTCGCGGTGGCTATGCCGGTGATGTTGGCGGGATTGTCGATTTGTGCAATGGCTTTTTTCAGGACGCCGCATACGGTTTCCCAGAGTTCATCGGGTTTGTAATACGCCCATTCTGGCTGTGGATGATGCGTGGGCGTTTTGGCCTGTGCGCGGGCGATTTCGCGACCTCGAGGATCAAAGATCAAGGCTTTGATGTTGGTGGTTCCAACGTCGATGCCGATGAGTAAAGGGTCGGAGGATTTTTTTGTGTTCATGGTTGGCTCTTTATTGGATGATAGGGTAGGTTGTGGTTATATTATATTGAAGTGTTTCAGTTGTCAAAGACAAATGGATGTTTTACCAGAGAAGGAGTGATGAGATGGACAAGATAGGGTTTGT
Protein-coding sequences here:
- a CDS encoding FGGY family carbohydrate kinase codes for the protein MNTKKSSDPLLIGIDVGTTNIKALIFDPRGREIARAQAKTPTHHPQPEWAYYKPDELWETVCGVLKKAIAQIDNPANITGIATASIGETGVPIDKRGNPTSYAIAWFDQRTRPQCEQLRKTFDRDKLFSLTGLPLQPISSLCKILWIREHQPEAFARTASWLNTADYIAFRLSGIPATDYSLASRTLAFDLHRRQWANDLLNELRLSSNLFAPLCNSGTDLGTILPNIAHETGLPLHTRICAGGHDHICGALAVGVTEPGTMLNSLGTAEAMCLPISQPLTDPQIGRQNFTIGAHVAPDQYYFLGGLFTSGASIEWFRNLFGEGADYNTLISEASESPPGSLGVGFLPHLRFTNPPHAEAIARGTFIGLTPDVNRGTLFRAILEGLSLEMRHIIDASKSHLGVPETKNIVAIGGGIRNQLLMQIKATVLNQPIAIAEMDEATALGAAVLAGLGTGVYADIADALHTLDIPMQTVHPIPEQVAHYNRIYNRVHKQIYPTVQDLHHQIDQIQMTTIR